A region of Prochlorococcus marinus subsp. pastoris str. CCMP1986 DNA encodes the following proteins:
- the lptC gene encoding LPS export ABC transporter periplasmic protein LptC: MKRLLFAPLLLLLTEISFAKEKLNYTVTSDSQIQNVKGSFEAIGNVVIKSNKNNFEASSNKLTYDKDARTLKLVGNVFVKNLDSDEGLSIQESYGDELTIFTDSGLFKFNSENKNRVKTKLKF, encoded by the coding sequence ATGAAACGCTTACTATTTGCCCCGCTACTATTACTTTTAACTGAAATTTCATTTGCAAAAGAGAAGCTGAATTATACAGTTACCTCTGATTCTCAGATACAAAACGTAAAAGGGAGTTTTGAAGCTATTGGAAATGTAGTTATCAAAAGTAATAAGAATAATTTTGAAGCCTCCTCAAATAAGCTTACTTACGACAAAGATGCGAGAACTTTAAAACTAGTCGGAAATGTATTTGTTAAAAATTTAGATTCTGATGAAGGTTTATCTATCCAGGAATCATATGGCGATGAATTGACTATATTTACTGACTCGGGACTTTTTAAATTTAATTCTGAAAATAAAAATAGAGTAAAAACAAAACTTAAATTTTAA
- a CDS encoding DUF3303 domain-containing protein, with protein MAYYHVHGIIPDTLSQSEGYKLFEKYIASGAPKDKFDGFELISRVHAPQTGEVFVTCKADNHLKMAEHFGIWRAKFGVEWNVLPVFNDEEVILRNKQLADEVAAMG; from the coding sequence ATGGCTTACTATCACGTTCATGGAATTATCCCAGATACTCTTTCTCAATCAGAAGGTTACAAACTCTTTGAAAAATATATTGCTTCTGGAGCACCTAAGGATAAATTTGATGGATTTGAATTGATAAGTAGAGTCCATGCTCCTCAAACTGGAGAAGTTTTTGTGACTTGCAAGGCTGACAATCATCTCAAAATGGCTGAACATTTTGGTATCTGGAGAGCAAAATTTGGAGTGGAATGGAATGTACTTCCTGTTTTTAATGATGAAGAAGTTATTCTAAGAAATAAGCAACTTGCTGATGAAGTCGCAGCGATGGGATAA
- a CDS encoding cupin domain-containing protein, with translation MIKNLFIAIAFALMLINPSISIAAESPVDVQEIFVGSETMDGDSLKYPKGKAEIRLQRVELAEGGVVPLHSHPIPLLGNVEQGTIVVKRQGMEDLTYTAGDTFIVGPKTPKHTMGNAKTDNAVVWFAAIGAKDVPILIPAEG, from the coding sequence ATGATTAAAAATTTATTCATAGCAATAGCCTTTGCTTTAATGCTCATTAACCCAAGTATTTCTATAGCTGCAGAATCTCCTGTAGATGTACAAGAAATCTTTGTAGGTTCTGAAACTATGGATGGTGATTCTCTTAAATATCCAAAAGGAAAAGCAGAAATAAGATTACAAAGAGTCGAGTTAGCTGAGGGAGGGGTAGTCCCACTCCACTCTCATCCAATTCCATTATTAGGTAATGTTGAGCAAGGTACGATTGTTGTCAAAAGACAAGGAATGGAAGATCTTACCTATACAGCAGGGGATACTTTTATAGTTGGTCCAAAGACACCAAAACATACAATGGGTAATGCAAAAACTGATAACGCAGTAGTTTGGTTCGCAGCAATAGGTGCAAAAGATGTTCCAATACTAATTCCCGCAGAAGGATAA
- a CDS encoding DUF3303 domain-containing protein — protein MNTYFVTATFKNVALMGAAYDLFLKVIEDGTLNDEFEGFKVMGRYHASYSNNVYIIVQASTGIKMTEHFAPWKVKFDIDFDIKPVMTDDEKVAEHKLVGSLMAAEKKMGFSG, from the coding sequence ATGAATACTTATTTTGTAACTGCAACTTTTAAAAATGTTGCTCTCATGGGTGCAGCTTATGACCTGTTTTTAAAGGTTATTGAAGACGGAACTTTGAATGATGAGTTTGAAGGATTTAAAGTTATGGGAAGATATCATGCCTCTTACTCAAATAATGTATATATTATTGTCCAAGCTTCAACAGGTATAAAAATGACAGAACACTTCGCTCCTTGGAAGGTCAAGTTTGATATAGATTTTGATATCAAGCCAGTTATGACTGACGATGAAAAAGTTGCTGAGCATAAGCTTGTTGGTTCATTAATGGCAGCAGAAAAGAAAATGGGATTTTCAGGGTAA
- a CDS encoding UBX domain protein has protein sequence MKRLLLPLLAALAINSQPVLTNEDRANFSEAEIIKVNNKNIEVIKFKVPDKKFPDRNDVLAQIHFPKYYKNKKLSLIIHQHGSNRDGLRFEKWGGRTDEWGRRLVEKALERGYAVALLDSFYKRKLKPSDKGKFPNGILISEKLNSILSKDERFDKSKIFYSGFSYGASQVLKLQDKRANSDLFKAAVAAEPGCNKVSFPFKSNIKTLIIKGEDSHYNPIACEYYYNLVKETGNQIEYVSIPKVNHFFSLNGSIGKGIAVNGCSENIVIQYPDRTFKLADGTSINKEEAQRRCLTKESGEGTTREKLDEAINISLNYFDKYK, from the coding sequence ATGAAACGCTTACTACTTCCACTACTAGCTGCTCTCGCTATAAATTCTCAACCTGTTCTTACGAATGAAGATAGAGCTAACTTTTCAGAGGCTGAAATAATTAAAGTAAATAATAAAAATATAGAAGTAATTAAATTTAAAGTGCCTGATAAGAAGTTTCCAGATAGAAATGATGTTTTAGCTCAAATTCATTTTCCAAAATATTACAAGAATAAAAAATTATCCCTAATTATTCACCAACATGGAAGTAATAGAGATGGTTTAAGGTTCGAGAAATGGGGAGGTAGAACAGACGAATGGGGGAGAAGGTTAGTAGAAAAAGCTTTAGAAAGAGGTTATGCGGTAGCTTTGCTTGATTCTTTTTATAAAAGAAAGTTAAAACCTTCAGATAAAGGAAAGTTTCCAAACGGTATTTTGATTAGTGAAAAACTTAACTCGATACTATCTAAGGATGAAAGATTTGATAAATCAAAAATTTTTTACTCTGGTTTTAGTTATGGTGCAAGTCAAGTATTGAAGCTTCAAGACAAAAGGGCAAACAGCGATTTATTTAAAGCAGCAGTGGCAGCAGAACCTGGATGTAACAAAGTTTCTTTTCCATTCAAATCTAATATAAAAACTTTAATAATTAAAGGTGAGGACAGCCATTATAACCCCATCGCATGCGAATATTATTATAATCTTGTTAAAGAAACGGGAAATCAAATTGAATATGTATCTATACCGAAAGTAAATCATTTCTTCAGCTTAAACGGATCAATTGGAAAAGGAATAGCAGTTAATGGATGCTCAGAAAATATAGTAATACAATATCCAGATCGGACATTCAAACTTGCAGATGGAACATCAATCAATAAAGAAGAAGCTCAAAGAAGGTGTTTAACAAAGGAGTCGGGTGAAGGTACGACAAGAGAGAAATTGGATGAAGCAATAAATATATCGCTTAATTATTTTGATAAGTACAAATAA
- a CDS encoding thermonuclease family protein, translating into MNKPGINFMRSLLVMFLIISFSSKAYSALPTTIIKSCYDGDTCTTIDGEKIRLACIDTPELKGKKADPVAAREARDFLNNLVTNEEVSIRRITKDKYERTVAELFKNDTNVQELIVDDSYGKIYERYAYQCNWTQ; encoded by the coding sequence ATGAATAAGCCTGGAATTAATTTCATGAGAAGCTTATTAGTAATGTTTCTAATAATAAGTTTTTCTTCAAAAGCATATTCAGCTCTACCAACCACAATCATCAAAAGTTGCTACGACGGGGATACCTGCACAACCATTGATGGAGAGAAAATAAGACTTGCTTGTATTGATACGCCAGAATTAAAAGGTAAAAAAGCTGATCCTGTTGCGGCTAGAGAAGCAAGAGATTTTTTGAATAATTTAGTTACCAATGAAGAGGTTTCTATTAGGAGAATTACTAAAGATAAATATGAGAGAACAGTAGCTGAATTATTTAAAAATGATACTAACGTTCAAGAACTAATTGTTGATGATAGTTATGGGAAAATCTATGAAAGGTATGCATATCAATGTAATTGGACTCAATAA
- a CDS encoding DUF3721 domain-containing protein has translation MKSLLNTHTKFEIMHIVLRNFKFLIFLFLLSLNLSGYSNAHMRGTFLSEEDARNRSLELGCEGIHKNQDKWMPCKNEKELHKFLNKKGSSRGNNLASSLAWIFILSSSFGILWLSIVKIKRK, from the coding sequence ATGAAATCTCTCCTTAATACACATACTAAATTTGAAATAATGCATATTGTTCTTAGAAATTTTAAATTTTTGATTTTTTTATTTCTCTTATCTCTAAATTTAAGTGGTTATTCGAATGCACATATGAGGGGTACATTTCTTTCTGAGGAGGATGCTAGAAACAGATCTTTAGAACTTGGTTGCGAAGGAATACATAAAAACCAAGATAAATGGATGCCATGCAAAAACGAAAAAGAATTACATAAGTTCCTTAATAAAAAGGGATCAAGTAGAGGAAATAATTTAGCTAGTAGCTTGGCATGGATTTTTATTTTATCTTCAAGCTTTGGAATATTATGGCTATCAATAGTCAAAATAAAAAGAAAATAA
- a CDS encoding DUF411 domain-containing protein yields MESLTEMAFKKSFFKKNLLKTLVFSGFLIVNIFNDEKSSAKTQDNIDIPKVVSYRSASCGCCKKWVNHLRQNGLEVVDNIIEDVSGIKNQYKIPNNLRSCHSAKIGTYAIEGHVPIESITKLFKEKPIISGIAVPGMPLGSPGMEINSHDSHSHDYEEYNVVSFSKNGKIKKFDEISP; encoded by the coding sequence TTGGAATCCCTTACTGAGATGGCATTTAAGAAATCATTCTTTAAGAAGAATTTACTAAAAACTCTTGTATTCTCTGGATTTCTCATAGTAAATATATTTAATGACGAAAAGAGTAGTGCTAAAACTCAAGATAATATAGATATACCTAAAGTCGTTTCTTATAGATCAGCATCGTGCGGTTGTTGTAAGAAATGGGTAAATCATTTACGCCAAAATGGATTAGAAGTTGTTGATAACATTATTGAAGATGTTTCGGGAATTAAAAACCAATATAAAATTCCCAATAATTTAAGGTCCTGCCACTCTGCAAAAATAGGAACCTACGCAATTGAAGGACATGTGCCGATTGAATCTATCACCAAACTTTTTAAAGAAAAACCAATTATCTCTGGTATAGCAGTCCCTGGAATGCCTCTTGGTTCGCCTGGAATGGAAATAAATTCTCACGACTCGCATTCTCATGATTATGAGGAATACAATGTAGTTTCATTTAGCAAAAATGGCAAAATAAAAAAATTTGATGAAATCTCTCCTTAA
- a CDS encoding MauE/DoxX family redox-associated membrane protein → MQLKSFTPLVAVFGTSFLITITLIKSFQVFMGISICLLAMLKLMDIEAFGLSYKKYDLITSRFKNWIYIYPFCELLIGICFLLSAPPSSIILIALILGIVGMASVFKAVYLDKLKLNCACVGGYTKTPLGIISFIENLLMAIMSALILIK, encoded by the coding sequence ATGCAATTAAAGTCTTTTACACCATTGGTTGCAGTATTTGGTACTTCATTTCTTATAACTATTACTTTGATTAAAAGCTTCCAAGTTTTTATGGGCATATCAATATGTCTTTTAGCGATGCTGAAGCTTATGGATATTGAAGCTTTTGGTTTGAGTTATAAAAAATATGATTTAATTACTTCTCGATTTAAAAATTGGATTTATATCTATCCTTTTTGCGAATTATTAATTGGCATATGCTTTTTACTTTCTGCACCACCCTCTTCAATTATTTTAATTGCTTTAATTCTAGGAATTGTTGGAATGGCATCAGTATTTAAAGCTGTTTATTTAGATAAATTAAAATTAAATTGTGCATGCGTTGGCGGATATACAAAAACTCCTTTAGGAATTATTAGTTTTATTGAAAATCTTTTAATGGCAATTATGAGTGCTTTGATATTGATTAAATAA
- a CDS encoding S1C family serine protease, with product MRRFLLPLLAALALPTTVNAAKINCNSPVWKNKPQCKNESVRKKVKTILDEETGLMVIEMEADIPWRSTSNPKIPYKNIVKLTSSFDGSSEYVVFDRDYIRGAFSRFTVLTKWSSDYLSATYFLENDCSYVFNTCFGGISDSGELDSPIELKFNNRNYTLYGEDGQFSLPNDFIEQVKNTRSYTGLSVRGNNRIIPIGEVTVEKLSELYKKVLKKWTIPEINFKAKNIKLKPSIKEIAGNTLPKVVTVRSSRGQGTGFFINDEGLLITNRHVIGAGKKIDIQIETATGSELTAKTIYVSRKDDFAILKVQGEIFPEALPICYATYPTAGEEVIAIGSPRGLTNTITRGIVSAFRRSGNYSEGFATTGTSLIQTDAAINPGNSGGPLLNENGEVIGINTFGATSSGGSQGLNFAVSMIDVLQQLNVRKPDLKNINESSINECGNIKL from the coding sequence TTGAGAAGGTTTCTACTCCCATTACTAGCTGCTCTCGCTCTACCTACTACTGTTAATGCAGCTAAAATTAACTGTAATTCTCCTGTTTGGAAAAATAAACCGCAATGCAAAAATGAATCTGTAAGAAAAAAGGTAAAAACAATACTTGATGAAGAAACAGGTTTAATGGTTATAGAAATGGAAGCAGATATACCTTGGAGATCGACATCTAATCCAAAAATTCCTTATAAAAATATAGTTAAGCTTACGTCGAGCTTTGACGGAAGTTCGGAATATGTTGTTTTTGATAGAGACTACATAAGAGGTGCATTTAGTAGATTTACTGTTTTAACTAAATGGAGTTCAGATTATTTAAGTGCAACATATTTTTTAGAAAATGATTGTTCCTATGTTTTTAATACATGTTTTGGTGGTATTTCTGATTCTGGTGAATTAGATTCTCCAATTGAATTAAAATTCAATAACCGAAATTACACATTATATGGAGAGGATGGTCAATTCTCATTACCCAATGATTTTATTGAACAAGTAAAAAATACAAGATCATATACCGGGCTCTCGGTAAGAGGTAACAATAGAATTATTCCTATCGGAGAAGTTACTGTTGAGAAATTATCTGAGTTGTATAAAAAAGTTTTAAAAAAATGGACAATACCAGAAATTAACTTCAAAGCTAAAAATATAAAATTAAAACCATCAATTAAAGAGATAGCAGGAAATACACTTCCAAAAGTTGTGACTGTAAGGTCAAGCAGAGGTCAAGGTACGGGCTTTTTTATAAATGATGAGGGTTTACTAATTACAAATAGACATGTAATTGGCGCTGGAAAAAAAATTGATATCCAAATAGAAACTGCTACTGGATCAGAATTAACTGCGAAAACCATTTATGTAAGTAGAAAAGATGACTTTGCAATTCTTAAGGTTCAAGGGGAGATTTTTCCCGAGGCTCTTCCAATTTGTTATGCAACCTATCCTACTGCTGGAGAAGAAGTAATAGCTATTGGTTCACCGAGGGGATTAACAAATACAATTACTAGAGGAATTGTAAGTGCATTTAGGAGATCAGGAAATTATTCAGAGGGTTTTGCTACAACTGGCACCTCATTAATACAAACTGATGCTGCAATAAATCCAGGTAATAGTGGTGGTCCTTTATTAAATGAGAATGGAGAAGTTATTGGTATAAATACTTTCGGAGCAACCTCATCTGGTGGGTCTCAAGGTTTAAATTTTGCTGTTTCAATGATTGATGTACTTCAGCAATTAAATGTTAGAAAACCTGATCTAAAAAATATAAATGAATCATCTATAAATGAATGTGGAAATATTAAATTGTGA
- a CDS encoding EVE domain-containing protein, with translation MTEPNYWLMKSEPDAYSIDTLKKDGVTLWDGIRNYQARNFMRRMSLGDKVFFYHSNCKPPGIVGFMEVIDLNIIDPTQFQKESKYYDPKSSQEEPRWDCVKVKYLFKANKFLSLTELKILFNEEELLLVKKGNRLSIIPIKKEIAKLILEKIK, from the coding sequence ATGACTGAACCTAACTACTGGCTAATGAAAAGTGAACCAGACGCTTACAGTATTGATACTTTAAAAAAAGATGGAGTTACTTTATGGGATGGCATCCGAAATTATCAGGCGCGCAATTTTATGAGAAGAATGTCTCTTGGAGATAAAGTATTTTTTTACCATTCAAATTGCAAACCTCCTGGAATAGTTGGATTTATGGAGGTTATCGATCTAAATATTATTGACCCAACTCAATTCCAAAAAGAATCTAAATATTATGATCCTAAATCAAGTCAAGAGGAACCAAGATGGGATTGTGTGAAAGTCAAATATCTATTTAAAGCAAATAAATTTTTAAGCTTAACTGAATTAAAAATTTTATTTAATGAGGAGGAACTGTTATTAGTTAAGAAAGGTAATAGATTATCTATTATTCCAATAAAAAAAGAAATAGCTAAATTGATCTTAGAGAAAATTAAATAA
- a CDS encoding DUF2811 domain-containing protein gives MQELNCDVKQKNINNKEEIISFKCDLHENLQQAMNKFVEEHPNWDQYRILQAAIAGFLMQKGFQNRDLTRLYIGKMFSMDFDN, from the coding sequence ATGCAAGAATTAAATTGTGATGTTAAACAAAAAAATATCAACAATAAAGAAGAAATAATTAGCTTTAAATGTGACCTTCATGAAAACCTTCAACAAGCTATGAATAAATTTGTTGAGGAACATCCTAATTGGGATCAATATAGAATCTTACAAGCAGCAATTGCTGGCTTTTTGATGCAAAAAGGATTTCAAAATAGGGATCTCACAAGGCTTTATATAGGTAAAATGTTTTCTATGGATTTTGATAACTAA
- a CDS encoding DUF1818 family protein, with the protein MSFEENNWRLIKDTKKGKFCFLIGVNNWAIELQKHEFELLYKLLIKLNNQLLEIKDELMDEEFINLEIEQLPWYAELEGKKYGWNLRLIFESSEQTRSFEMYWPIPIAENLFYEIKKMWESMD; encoded by the coding sequence TTGTCATTTGAAGAAAATAATTGGAGATTAATTAAAGATACTAAAAAAGGTAAATTTTGTTTTTTGATTGGTGTAAATAATTGGGCTATTGAGTTACAGAAACATGAATTCGAATTGCTATATAAATTACTTATAAAACTGAATAATCAATTGTTGGAAATAAAGGATGAATTAATGGACGAAGAGTTTATTAATTTAGAAATAGAACAATTACCCTGGTACGCAGAATTGGAGGGTAAAAAATATGGATGGAATTTAAGACTAATATTTGAAAGCTCAGAACAAACTCGATCATTTGAAATGTATTGGCCTATACCAATAGCTGAAAATTTATTTTATGAAATAAAAAAAATGTGGGAATCAATGGATTGA
- a CDS encoding DNA-directed RNA polymerase subunit omega, producing MNVSNNSNMDHNDLAKRGESLIRKSTNRYLTTVRIAFRAKQRRFDDFDGLLEESAIKPVQRSIIELSDEQDQPDLLPG from the coding sequence ATGAACGTATCGAATAATTCCAATATGGATCATAATGATCTTGCAAAAAGAGGCGAAAGTTTAATAAGGAAATCTACAAATAGATACTTAACAACTGTAAGAATTGCTTTTAGAGCTAAACAAAGAAGGTTTGACGATTTTGATGGTTTATTAGAAGAATCAGCTATTAAACCAGTTCAAAGATCAATTATTGAATTAAGCGATGAACAAGATCAACCAGATTTACTTCCAGGTTAG
- a CDS encoding Hsp70 family protein — translation MENNCSGTLALDLGNTNTVLAFQAEKDRDFILIEIPGITSSPGVIPSVVWFEGGDNVGRIGLSALKKKNLSYSEKYFHSNFKRLIGNPIERQKKKVLSPIESGEKFFKILWENIPLEFNIKRLVLTAPIDTYKGYRKWLISLCESLPINEVALVDEPTAAGIGMNVPLGSIIMIIDIGGSTIDMSVIKTQGGEGKSAPIAELLKFQGKDVSAISKQKLRCAEIISKSGSKVGGKDIDQWIVNYFLPSNQDERNFSIAEKLKCKLSGQEIESERKYLISLFTAENEEKEFFISKEIFEKIMMQNNLLSHLNSLLKDLLNEARGKFFNLDDLNSVILVGGGTQIPLIKKWITNKMSGIQINSPPPIESIAIGALAMTPGVKIKDILIKGLSIRLFNKREQKHFWHPIFYKGQTWPTEKPFELILQASKDGQNIFEIIIGETKTKRNFDVIFENGLPKLSESQNEEEVFKWNKKPLQINVNNECKIGEDSLKLYFSIKKDSSLYLRCLDIYEKELGVFNLGNIF, via the coding sequence ATGGAAAATAATTGTTCAGGAACCCTTGCTCTTGATTTAGGAAATACTAATACTGTATTAGCTTTTCAAGCGGAGAAAGATAGAGATTTTATTTTAATAGAAATACCAGGTATTACGTCTTCTCCTGGAGTCATCCCATCAGTAGTTTGGTTCGAAGGTGGAGATAATGTTGGAAGGATAGGATTATCTGCATTGAAAAAGAAAAATTTATCTTATTCAGAAAAATATTTTCATTCAAATTTTAAAAGATTAATTGGTAATCCTATTGAAAGGCAAAAAAAGAAAGTTTTAAGTCCCATAGAATCAGGTGAAAAATTTTTCAAAATTCTTTGGGAAAACATTCCACTAGAATTTAACATTAAAAGGCTGGTTTTAACAGCCCCAATTGACACTTATAAGGGTTACAGAAAGTGGTTAATAAGTCTATGTGAAAGTTTACCTATTAATGAGGTAGCACTTGTTGATGAACCAACTGCAGCCGGGATAGGAATGAATGTTCCACTAGGTTCAATTATTATGATTATCGATATTGGTGGGAGTACTATCGATATGAGCGTAATCAAAACACAAGGTGGGGAAGGTAAATCTGCACCTATTGCAGAACTATTAAAGTTCCAAGGAAAGGATGTAAGTGCAATATCAAAGCAAAAATTAAGATGTGCTGAAATAATAAGCAAATCGGGTTCAAAAGTCGGAGGTAAAGATATAGATCAGTGGATTGTTAATTACTTTTTACCATCAAATCAAGATGAGAGGAATTTTTCCATAGCAGAAAAATTAAAATGTAAGCTTAGTGGCCAAGAAATTGAATCTGAGAGAAAATACCTTATCTCTTTATTTACAGCAGAGAACGAAGAAAAAGAATTTTTCATTAGTAAAGAAATTTTTGAAAAGATTATGATGCAGAATAATCTTTTGAGTCACTTAAATTCCCTACTTAAGGATTTATTAAATGAGGCTAGAGGAAAATTTTTTAATTTAGATGATTTAAACTCTGTGATTTTGGTTGGAGGAGGAACACAAATTCCATTAATAAAAAAGTGGATCACTAATAAGATGTCAGGAATACAAATCAATTCTCCACCACCGATTGAATCAATAGCAATTGGAGCTCTTGCTATGACTCCTGGAGTAAAGATTAAAGATATCTTAATTAAAGGCTTATCAATTAGATTATTTAATAAAAGAGAACAAAAACATTTCTGGCATCCAATTTTTTATAAAGGGCAAACATGGCCTACAGAAAAACCATTTGAGTTAATTCTTCAAGCCAGTAAAGATGGTCAGAACATTTTCGAGATAATTATTGGAGAAACTAAAACGAAGAGAAATTTTGATGTAATTTTTGAGAATGGATTACCAAAGTTATCAGAATCTCAAAATGAAGAAGAGGTTTTTAAATGGAATAAAAAACCTCTTCAAATAAATGTGAACAATGAGTGTAAAATTGGAGAAGATAGCTTAAAACTTTATTTCAGCATTAAAAAGGATTCATCTCTTTATCTCAGATGTCTAGATATTTATGAAAAAGAATTAGGTGTATTTAATTTAGGAAATATCTTTTAA
- the pyrR gene encoding bifunctional pyr operon transcriptional regulator/uracil phosphoribosyltransferase PyrR — translation MSKPDKKIIILTEDELRKTFSRLTFEIIEKISNLENLLLVGIPTRGVHLAEVLRKEMLDKTGVDVKKGIIDPTFYRDDQNRVGTRLIEATDFPTSIEKKDIVLIDDVIYTGRTIRAAIEALLLWGRPKSIMLLVMIDRGHRELPIQPDFCGRKVPTSKKEIVYLSLKEVDGEDGVYLDKI, via the coding sequence ATGTCCAAACCAGATAAAAAAATCATAATACTTACTGAAGATGAGCTAAGAAAAACTTTCTCTAGACTAACTTTCGAAATTATAGAAAAGATCTCAAATTTAGAAAATCTCTTATTGGTTGGTATCCCTACGAGAGGAGTTCATCTCGCTGAAGTTTTGAGAAAAGAAATGTTGGATAAAACAGGCGTTGATGTAAAAAAAGGAATAATTGACCCAACTTTTTATAGAGATGATCAAAATAGAGTTGGAACTCGTTTAATAGAGGCAACTGATTTTCCTACATCTATAGAAAAAAAAGATATTGTTTTAATTGATGATGTCATTTATACAGGAAGAACAATTCGAGCTGCAATTGAGGCTCTTCTTTTATGGGGAAGACCAAAAAGTATTATGTTATTGGTAATGATTGATAGAGGTCATAGAGAATTACCAATTCAGCCTGATTTTTGCGGAAGAAAAGTTCCGACTAGCAAAAAGGAAATTGTTTATTTAAGTTTAAAAGAAGTTGATGGAGAAGATGGTGTCTACTTGGATAAAATTTAA